From the Labeo rohita strain BAU-BD-2019 unplaced genomic scaffold, IGBB_LRoh.1.0 scaffold_1028, whole genome shotgun sequence genome, one window contains:
- the LOC127157263 gene encoding deoxynucleoside triphosphate triphosphohydrolase SAMHD1-like: MSEYTTDVEEYLFDIKRIYKKNEECRIQRLEKALGAVSNTLTSTVKSSDNGLKTCTSAVPDTTESGTGQMEKRRKQIKEDLENVVQKYTLDFSKDIMKIFKDPIHGQIELHPLLVKMIDTPQFQRLRFIKQLGTKYLVYPGATHTRFEHSLGVAYLAGCLLKTLHENQPELNITKQDFLCVQIAALCHDMGHGPFSHLFDAMFIPEVQPDKHWEHEKASVDMFHCMKSKNGLDKEMEFYGLNLPEDITFIEELILKGQKDGK, from the exons atgtctgAATATACAACAGATGTTGAGGAATATCTTTTTGATATAAAAAGGATTTACAAGAAAAATGAAG AATGCAGAATACAACGTCTTGAGAAAGCACTGGGTGCGGTGAGCAACACATTAACGTCTACTGTCAAGTCCAGTGACAACGGATTAAAGACCTGCACTTCCGCAGTACCCGACACAACAGAGAGCGGCACGGGACAGATGG AGAAAAGAAGGAAACAAATCAAAGAGGATTTGGAAAATGTTGTGCAGAAATACACCCTAGATTTTTCAAAGGACATCATGAAG ATTTTCAAAGACCCCATTCATGGTCAGATTGAGCTGCACCCTCTACTGGTGAAGATGATTGACACTCCTCAGTTTCAGAGACTCAGATTCATCAAACAGCTGGGAACTAAATATCTGGTGTATCCGGGGGCCACTCACACTCGCTTCGAACACTCACTTGG tgtggcGTATTTAGCAGGATGTCTTCTCAAGACTCTACATGAGAATCAGCCAGAGCTTAACATTACCAAACAGGATTTCCTGTGTGTTCAGATCGCTGCCCTCTGTCATGACATGG GTCATGGTCCGTTCTCTCATTTGTTTGATGCCATGTTCATCCCTGAAGTCCAGCCTG ataAGCATTGGGAG CATGAGAAGGCCTCTGTTGACATGTTTCACTGCATGAAAAGTAAGAATGGACTGGACAAAGAGATGGAATTCTATGGACTGAATCTACCTGAAGACATCACATTTATTGAGGAGTTAATTCTGAAAGGACAAAAGGATGGCAag
- the LOC127157264 gene encoding LOW QUALITY PROTEIN: deoxynucleoside triphosphate triphosphohydrolase SAMHD1-like (The sequence of the model RefSeq protein was modified relative to this genomic sequence to represent the inferred CDS: substituted 2 bases at 2 genomic stop codons), with protein sequence MSQSKQTKKTLADHRKSLQDLKKSYEESKEPEKQQIWQIIKDELQVILKKYSLDFSKEQMKIFNDPIHGHIALHPLLVKIIDTPQFQRLRHLKQLGGTYLVYPGASHNRFEHSIGVAYLAGRLVKVLHDNQPELKITKQDFLCVQIAGLCHDLGHGPVSHVFDCLFIPEAKKIKIXRXGPVCAVEMRGLPDDIPENWKHEQMSVLMFDDIVKSLKAENEDVLKEHGLDDKDVTFIKELIEGAKTSEASKWSYEGRDEEKSFLYEIVANKQNGIDVDKWDYFARDCHHLGIRNSFDHLRLLKFARVCKVNKRNHICFRDKEADNVYDMFRTRYTLHRQAYQHKIANIVEDMLSEALLLADRDLHQDKPEDMLKISEAIKTAEDYSKLTDEIFEQILSSTSPNLEKARDVLVKVVKRKLPKFVGEARLTIKKSKEELTETWKAAVQKTSLNVKDLPVYVVDLDHGMKDKNPIEKVYFYSKRKPNEASAIKDYQVSSFLPKKFNEELVRVYYKITDENKEEEKKKMDEAEKCFQMWCADNFGLQK encoded by the exons ATGTCTCAgtctaaacaaaccaaaaaaactcTCGCTGATCACAGGAAAAGTCTTCAGGATCTAAAAAAGTCTTACGAGGAAAGTAAAG AGCCAGAGAAACAACAGATATGGCAGATTATCAAGGATGAACTGCAAGTCATCCTGAAGAAATACTCCTTAGACTTTTCAAAAGAGCAAATGAAG ATTTTCAATGACCCCATTCATGGACACATTGCGCTGCATCCCCTACTGGTGAAGATCATTGACACTCCTCAGTTTCAGAGACTCCGGCACCTCAAACAACTGGGAGGAACATATCTGGTCTATCCGGGTGCTTCTCACAATCGCTTTGAACACTCAATTGG tgtggCGTATTTAGCAGGACGTCTAGTGAAAGTTCTTCATGACAATCAGCCAGAGCTCAAAATCACCAAACAGGATTTCCTGTGTGTTCAGATTGCCGGTCTGTGTCACGACTTGG gtcATGGTCCAGTTTCTCATGTATTTGATTGTCTGTTTATCCCTgaagccaaaaaaataaaaatctaaaggTAAGGGCCAGTGTGTGCAGTTGAAATGAGAG GCTTGCCTGATGACATCCCTGAAAATTGGAAG CATGAGCAGATGTCAGTTCTAATGTTCGATGACATTGTAAAGAGTCTGAAGGCTGAGAATGAAGACGTGTTGAAAGAACATGGACTGGACGATAAAGACGTCACCTTCATTAAAGAGTTAATCGAAGGAGCGAAAACTTCAGAGGCTTCAAAG TGGTCATATGAGGGCAgagatgaagaaaaatccttccTGTATGAGATTGTGGCAAATAAACAGAACGGCATTGATGTGGACAAATGGGATTATTTTGCACG AGACTGTCATCACCTTGGCATTCGAAACAGTTTTGACCATCTACGTCTGCTTAAGTTTGCCCGAGTCTGTAAAGTGAACAAGAGAAATCACATCTGCTTCAGAGACAAG GAGGCTGATAATGTTTATGACATGTTTCGCACCCGATACACTCTCCATCGTCAGGCCTATCAGCACAAGATCGCCAACATCGTTGAAGACAT gCTTTCAGAAGCACTCTTACTGGCTGATCGTGACCTTCATCAAGATAAACCTGAAGATATGCTGAAGATTTCTGAAGCCATAAAGACAGCAGAGGACTACAGCAAACTCACAG ATGAGATCTTTGAGCAAATCTTGTCCTCCACTTCTCCTAACCTGGAGAAGGCTCGAGACGTCCTTGTCAAGGTTGTTAAAAGGAAACTGCCAAAGTTTGTTGGAGAAGCTCGTCTGACTATAAAGAAATCAAAG GAAGAGCTGACAGAAACATGGAAGGCAGCTGTTCAGAAGACTTCTCTGAACGTTAAAGATTTACCAGTTTAT GTGGTTGATCTGGATCACGGCATGAAGGACAAAAACCCCATTGAAAAAGTCTATTTCTACAGCAAGAGGAAACCCAACGAAGCTTCTGCCATTAAGGATTATCAG GTATCCAGTTTCTTGCCAAAGAAGTTTAATGAAGAACTGGTTAGagtttattacaaaataactgATGAGAACAAAGaggaagaaaagaagaagatgGATGAGGCTGAGAAGTGCTTTCAGATGTGGTGTGCAGACAATTTTGGACTCCAAAAAT GA